One part of the Candidatus Methylomirabilota bacterium genome encodes these proteins:
- the nuoE gene encoding NADH-quinone oxidoreductase subunit NuoE gives MSLTTPVAFTPEQLAEVRRLQALYPDRRAALLPVLHMAQDAFGYISLEVEEYVAGLFDLTPAHVHEVVTFYTMFFQRPKGRHVVAVCHNLSCHLAGAPRILAHLKERLGLEVGQTTDDGRVTLLSVECLCACEHAPMMQVDDRYQFDLTPARVDRILEELR, from the coding sequence GTGAGCCTCACCACGCCCGTCGCCTTCACCCCCGAGCAGCTGGCCGAGGTGCGCCGGCTGCAGGCGCTCTACCCGGACCGGCGCGCGGCGCTCCTGCCCGTGCTCCACATGGCCCAGGACGCCTTCGGCTACATCTCCCTCGAGGTGGAGGAGTACGTGGCCGGACTCTTCGACCTGACGCCGGCGCACGTGCACGAGGTCGTGACCTTCTACACCATGTTCTTCCAGCGGCCCAAGGGGCGGCACGTGGTGGCCGTCTGCCACAACCTCTCCTGCCACCTGGCCGGGGCGCCCCGGATTCTCGCCCACCTTAAAGAACGGCTCGGCCTCGAGGTCGGGCAGACCACCGACGACGGTCGGGTGACGCTGCTGTCCGTCGAATGCCTCTGCGCCTGCGAGCACGCGCCGATGATGCAGGTCGACGACCGCTACCAGTTCGATCTGACGCCGGCCCGGGTCGATCGGATCCTCGAGGAGCTTCGGTGA
- the nuoF gene encoding NADH-quinone oxidoreductase subunit NuoF: MTGERILTRNFHRADAHTLAAYRETGGYTAWEKAQTMEPTAITEEVKKSNLRGLGGAGFPTGMKWSFIPKNHAGPVYLVINADEAEPGTFKDRYLLEREPHAVIEGMLIAARAIRSSVGFVYIRGEYVEPWRRFSAAVREASEAGYLGGGFDVVVHRGAGAYICGEETGLISSLEGRKGWPKLKPPFPAIKGAFGAPTIVNNVETICHLPHIINRGAGWFASLGTKTQGGTRMYSVSGRVKRPGVYEASVALTLRQLIYDLAGGVTGNGRLKAVVPGGSSAAILRADEIDVTLDVDGLKNAGTMAGSAGVIVMDETVSIPEALMVVARFYAHESCGQCTPCRECTGWIYKITERIVEGRGRKEDLDTVLDVARRGVGTTICAFYDGAVGPYISYIEKFRDEFEALVTK; encoded by the coding sequence GTGACCGGCGAGAGGATCCTCACCCGCAACTTCCACCGCGCCGACGCCCACACGCTGGCGGCCTACCGCGAGACCGGCGGTTACACGGCCTGGGAGAAGGCGCAGACGATGGAGCCGACGGCGATCACGGAGGAGGTGAAGAAGTCTAACCTCCGCGGTCTGGGGGGCGCCGGCTTTCCGACGGGGATGAAGTGGTCCTTCATCCCCAAGAACCACGCCGGGCCCGTCTACTTGGTCATCAACGCCGACGAGGCCGAGCCGGGGACGTTCAAGGACCGCTACCTGCTCGAGCGCGAGCCCCACGCCGTGATCGAAGGGATGCTCATCGCCGCGCGGGCCATCCGGTCGTCGGTGGGCTTCGTCTACATCCGCGGCGAATACGTGGAGCCGTGGCGCCGCTTCTCGGCGGCCGTGCGGGAGGCCTCCGAGGCCGGCTATCTGGGCGGAGGCTTCGACGTCGTCGTTCACCGCGGTGCCGGCGCCTACATCTGCGGCGAGGAGACCGGCCTGATCTCGTCGCTGGAGGGCCGGAAGGGCTGGCCCAAGCTCAAGCCGCCCTTCCCGGCCATCAAGGGCGCGTTCGGCGCGCCGACCATCGTCAACAACGTCGAGACCATCTGCCACCTGCCTCACATCATCAACCGGGGCGCCGGGTGGTTCGCCAGCCTCGGCACCAAGACCCAGGGCGGCACGCGCATGTACTCCGTCTCCGGGCGCGTGAAGCGGCCGGGGGTCTACGAGGCGTCGGTGGCCCTCACCCTGCGCCAGCTGATCTACGACTTGGCCGGCGGCGTGACCGGCAACGGCCGGCTCAAAGCCGTGGTGCCCGGCGGCTCGTCGGCGGCGATCCTGAGAGCCGACGAGATCGACGTCACCCTGGACGTGGATGGCCTGAAGAACGCCGGCACCATGGCCGGCTCGGCGGGCGTGATCGTGATGGACGAGACGGTCTCGATTCCCGAGGCGCTCATGGTGGTCGCGCGCTTCTACGCCCACGAGAGCTGCGGCCAATGCACGCCGTGCCGCGAGTGCACGGGCTGGATCTACAAGATCACGGAGCGCATCGTCGAGGGGCGCGGCCGGAAGGAGGACCTCGACACCGTCCTCGACGTCGCCCGGCGGGGCGTCGGCACCACCATCTGCGCCTTCTACGACGGCGCCGTGGGGCCGTACATCTCCTACATCGAGAAGTTCCGTGACGAGTTCGAGGCCCTGGTTACCAAATAA